One window from the genome of Ensifer canadensis encodes:
- a CDS encoding SulP family inorganic anion transporter, with amino-acid sequence MQFSSIRRDWSAAPMREMLAGAVATFALIPEVIAFSFVAGVDPQVGLFASFIIGIVIAFTGGRPAMISAAAGSVALVAAPLVHAHGLPYLFAAGLLAGIFQILFGLLRLGVLMRFVSKSVRTGFVNALAILIFGAQLPHIIGGDWLAYSMLAAGLAVIYLAPTVTTAIPSPLICILVLTLVSISLQLPVMTIADLGKLPDSLPIFGWPTVPLTLETLRIIAGPALAIAMVGLLESMMTASVVDDLTGTPSSKNRECTGLGIANAAASLFGGIAGCGMIGQTISNVKYGGRGRLSTLFAGAFLLVLMVLLKPWVSQVPVAALVAIMVMVSIDTFDWSSLRSVIVHPKVSSAVMIATVLVTVFTSNLALGVAVGVLLSGVFFTFKVARLLRVETAVDAAAGRLTYRVSGQVFFASADIFVEAFDIEEASGMAVLIDVSQAHFWDITAVDALDKVVGRYKAHGIAVDILGLNEASATLIGSLNGAMKLKEV; translated from the coding sequence ATGCAATTTTCCTCCATCCGCCGGGATTGGTCCGCCGCCCCTATGCGCGAAATGCTCGCCGGGGCCGTCGCGACGTTCGCCTTGATCCCCGAGGTCATCGCCTTTTCTTTCGTCGCCGGCGTCGATCCTCAGGTCGGCCTATTCGCCTCCTTCATCATCGGCATTGTCATCGCTTTCACCGGCGGGCGTCCTGCCATGATTTCCGCTGCTGCAGGATCGGTCGCGCTCGTCGCAGCACCCCTCGTCCACGCGCATGGGCTGCCCTATCTCTTTGCCGCCGGATTGCTCGCGGGCATCTTCCAGATACTGTTTGGGCTCCTTCGGCTCGGCGTTCTCATGCGTTTCGTTTCGAAATCTGTCCGCACAGGCTTCGTGAACGCGCTTGCGATCCTGATCTTTGGAGCCCAGCTACCGCACATCATTGGCGGCGACTGGCTTGCCTACAGTATGCTGGCGGCAGGACTTGCGGTCATCTACCTTGCCCCAACGGTCACCACGGCGATCCCATCGCCGTTGATCTGTATTTTGGTTCTGACCCTGGTATCGATCTCGTTACAACTCCCGGTGATGACCATTGCCGATCTCGGCAAGTTGCCTGACTCTCTTCCGATCTTTGGCTGGCCCACCGTTCCCCTGACACTGGAAACGCTGAGGATTATCGCAGGGCCGGCGCTCGCCATCGCCATGGTCGGCCTGCTTGAATCTATGATGACGGCCAGTGTGGTGGATGATCTGACGGGAACACCGAGTTCGAAGAACAGGGAGTGCACGGGACTCGGCATTGCAAATGCCGCGGCAAGCCTGTTCGGCGGGATCGCAGGCTGCGGCATGATCGGCCAGACCATCAGCAACGTGAAGTACGGCGGACGCGGCCGACTATCCACGCTGTTTGCGGGGGCCTTCCTGCTGGTGCTGATGGTGTTGCTGAAGCCATGGGTGTCTCAGGTTCCGGTCGCAGCACTGGTGGCCATCATGGTAATGGTGTCGATCGACACGTTCGATTGGTCTTCATTGCGCAGTGTGATCGTTCACCCCAAGGTGTCGAGCGCGGTCATGATCGCGACCGTCCTCGTCACGGTGTTTACCTCGAACCTGGCACTCGGCGTGGCAGTGGGCGTCCTTCTAAGTGGCGTTTTCTTCACATTCAAAGTCGCCCGCCTCTTGCGGGTTGAAACCGCGGTCGACGCTGCTGCCGGACGTTTGACATATCGCGTGTCGGGCCAGGTGTTCTTCGCGTCGGCCGACATCTTCGTCGAGGCATTCGATATAGAAGAGGCAAGTGGCATGGCTGTTCTGATCGACGTATCACAGGCACACTTCTGGGACATCACCGCCGTCGATGCTCTGGATAAGGTGGTGGGACGTTACAAGGCGCATGGTATCGCCGTGGATATATTGGGCCTGAACGAGGCGAGTGCCACGTTGATCGGGAGCCTGAATGGAGCGATGAAGCTTAAAGAGGTCTGA
- a CDS encoding flavodoxin, which produces MGADLFEIEPEQPYPDDYFETVAQAQSERDQGYKPPLRATVDNVASYATIVLGFPIWGMTAPPVIRSFLSAHDLSGKTIVPLITHGGYGLGDSLSVLATHAPTVNLVEGFSMQAPQERQTIERVTDWLDRLGAPQ; this is translated from the coding sequence CTGGGCGCAGATCTATTCGAGATCGAGCCGGAACAACCGTATCCCGACGACTATTTCGAGACGGTCGCGCAGGCGCAATCGGAACGCGACCAAGGCTATAAGCCGCCCTTGAGGGCGACGGTGGACAACGTCGCCAGCTATGCCACGATCGTCCTCGGTTTTCCGATCTGGGGCATGACGGCGCCTCCGGTGATACGGTCGTTTCTTTCCGCGCATGACCTATCGGGCAAAACCATTGTGCCACTCATCACCCATGGCGGTTACGGGCTTGGCGATAGCCTGTCGGTCCTCGCAACGCACGCGCCGACCGTGAACCTGGTCGAGGGCTTCTCCATGCAGGCGCCGCAGGAACGACAGACGATTGAAAGGGTGACAGACTGGCTCGACCGCTTGGGTGCCCCCCAGTGA
- a CDS encoding aldo/keto reductase, producing MKHRYLGNLEVSALGLGCMGMTGVYGSAGDRSEMIQLIHDAHDLGVTLFDTAEAYGPFANEELLGEALRPIRDKVVIATKFGFDIDLETGARSGGTNSRPEHVKAVAEAALKRLKTDRIDLFYQHRVDPAVPIEDVAGAVKQLIAEGKVKHFGLSEAGVQTIRRAHAVQPVTAVQSEFSLFWRAPEAELLPALEQLGIGFVPFSPLGAGFLTGKIDEHTAFDPTDFRNHVPRFTPEARKANMALVSVVKAVADRKGATRAQVALAWLLAKKPWIVPIPGTTKLHRLEENLESADLEMTPNDLAEIDAEVSKIEVRGERLPQRKHAGCRPAGPPCPGRRSIRDRAGTTVSRRLFRDGRAGAIGTRPRL from the coding sequence ATGAAACACAGATATCTCGGAAATCTTGAAGTGTCGGCCCTAGGCCTTGGCTGCATGGGTATGACGGGCGTCTACGGCTCCGCTGGGGATAGGAGTGAGATGATCCAGCTCATCCACGACGCGCACGACCTGGGCGTGACGCTTTTCGACACGGCAGAAGCCTATGGACCTTTCGCCAACGAGGAGTTGCTGGGGGAGGCGCTTCGACCGATCCGCGACAAGGTCGTCATTGCCACGAAGTTCGGCTTCGACATAGACCTTGAGACCGGCGCGCGCAGCGGCGGCACCAACAGCCGTCCCGAACATGTCAAGGCGGTGGCGGAGGCCGCGTTGAAGCGGCTGAAAACAGATCGCATCGACCTCTTCTATCAGCACCGTGTCGATCCGGCCGTGCCGATCGAAGACGTGGCCGGCGCCGTCAAGCAGCTTATCGCCGAAGGCAAGGTCAAGCACTTCGGTCTCTCGGAGGCCGGCGTCCAGACCATCCGCCGCGCCCATGCAGTCCAGCCCGTGACCGCGGTGCAGAGCGAATTTTCGCTCTTCTGGCGCGCACCGGAGGCCGAACTTCTGCCGGCGCTCGAGCAACTTGGCATCGGCTTTGTTCCCTTCAGCCCGCTCGGCGCCGGTTTCCTCACCGGCAAGATCGACGAGCACACGGCCTTTGATCCGACGGACTTCCGCAACCATGTGCCGCGGTTCACACCCGAAGCCCGCAAGGCGAACATGGCGCTGGTGAGCGTGGTCAAGGCAGTGGCCGATCGCAAAGGTGCTACGCGGGCGCAAGTCGCGCTCGCCTGGCTGTTGGCGAAAAAGCCCTGGATCGTCCCGATTCCCGGCACCACCAAGCTCCATCGGTTGGAAGAAAACCTTGAAAGTGCCGATCTGGAAATGACGCCTAATGATCTTGCCGAGATTGATGCCGAGGTCTCCAAAATCGAGGTCCGTGGCGAGCGTCTTCCGCAGCGGAAACACGCGGGTTGTCGCCCGGCAGGTCCGCCGTGCCCTGGGCGCAGATCTATTCGAGATCGAGCCGGAACAACCGTATCCCGACGACTATTTCGAGACGGTCGCGCAGGCGCAATCGGAACGCGACCAAGGCTATAA
- a CDS encoding aldo/keto reductase — MTNEDTTTIGRRGFLGAAGSLAVAPLLASASSPAFAQAGTADSSASVQSSDRRKLGTLEVSSVGLGVQNMGRTYQTTIPSRLEMINIIRAAHERGVTFFDTAEAYGPHECERILGEAIEPFRDTVVITSKFGWNIDLQTGERRPGLNSRPDHIQLVVDGMLKRLRTDRIDLLYQHRVDPNVPIEDVADVVKDLMDQGKVLHWGLSEMGINTLRRAHAALPVSAVQSEYSMLWRGPEDKVLSVCEELGIGFVPWSPLGVGFLTGAIDARTRFAQGDIRGIESRFSPENLPANLALVTLLNNWADRKQATRAQIALAWLLAQKPWIVPIPGTTQMPHLLENIGATSISFSAEETTELNAAVSAIKVRGQRLPDAVLAYSAVEAPEKK; from the coding sequence ATGACGAATGAGGACACAACGACAATCGGCCGTCGAGGCTTCCTCGGCGCGGCGGGAAGTCTTGCGGTGGCTCCCCTGCTCGCCAGTGCGAGTTCGCCGGCCTTTGCACAGGCAGGGACCGCGGACAGTTCTGCCTCAGTCCAGTCGAGCGATCGGCGAAAGCTTGGAACGCTGGAAGTCTCAAGCGTCGGCCTTGGTGTTCAGAACATGGGCCGGACCTATCAGACGACGATCCCGTCCCGGCTGGAGATGATCAACATCATCCGTGCGGCCCACGAGCGCGGCGTCACCTTTTTTGATACCGCCGAGGCCTATGGCCCGCATGAGTGCGAGCGGATTCTTGGCGAAGCCATCGAACCGTTCCGAGATACCGTCGTGATCACCTCGAAATTCGGATGGAACATCGACCTCCAAACCGGCGAGCGCCGTCCCGGCCTCAACAGTCGTCCGGATCACATCCAGCTTGTGGTTGACGGCATGCTCAAGCGTCTGCGCACGGACCGCATCGACCTTCTCTACCAGCACCGCGTCGATCCGAACGTTCCGATCGAGGATGTCGCTGATGTAGTCAAGGACCTCATGGACCAGGGCAAGGTCCTGCATTGGGGCCTTTCCGAAATGGGGATTAACACATTGCGCCGCGCTCACGCCGCACTTCCCGTGTCGGCCGTCCAGAGCGAGTATTCGATGCTGTGGCGTGGGCCTGAAGATAAAGTGCTTTCGGTCTGCGAGGAACTCGGCATCGGTTTCGTTCCATGGAGCCCGCTTGGTGTCGGTTTCTTGACGGGTGCAATCGACGCGCGGACGCGTTTTGCCCAGGGCGACATCCGCGGGATCGAATCGCGTTTCTCGCCGGAAAACCTGCCGGCGAACCTGGCGCTTGTGACATTGTTGAATAACTGGGCTGACCGGAAGCAGGCGACCCGGGCTCAAATTGCACTTGCGTGGCTGTTGGCGCAAAAGCCGTGGATCGTACCGATCCCTGGGACGACACAGATGCCGCACCTGCTTGAGAATATCGGCGCCACGTCGATCAGCTTCAGCGCCGAAGAGACCACAGAACTCAATGCCGCAGTCTCTGCCATAAAGGTGCGCGGCCAGCGCTTGCCCGATGCCGTTCTGGCCTACTCGGCCGTCGAGGCACCTGAGAAGAAGTAA
- a CDS encoding LysR family transcriptional regulator, whose product MENFNDLAAFAVIAREKSFTRAAAKLGVSPSALSQTMRNLEERLGLRLLTRTTRSVSSTEAGERLLRTVAPRFEEIEAELVALGELRDKPAGTVRLTAGEHPAISILQPALKRFLPDYPDIAVEIIVDYGLTDIVAEGYDAGVRMGEQVAKDMIAVRIGPNMRMAVVASPAYFERHPLPQTPQDLTAHTCINIRLPTYGGLFPWGLEKDGREVKVRGEGQLVFNSLSMRLSSALDGLGVAYMPEDQVLAHVAEGRLVRVLEDWCPSFPGYHLYYPSRRQQSPALALLVDVLRYRGS is encoded by the coding sequence ATGGAAAACTTCAACGATCTCGCCGCCTTTGCGGTTATCGCCAGGGAGAAAAGCTTCACGCGGGCTGCTGCAAAACTTGGCGTATCGCCGTCGGCACTCAGCCAGACCATGCGCAATCTCGAGGAGCGACTGGGTCTGCGGCTTTTGACCCGCACGACGCGCAGCGTCTCGTCGACGGAAGCCGGCGAGCGCCTGCTGCGAACGGTTGCGCCGCGCTTCGAAGAGATCGAAGCCGAATTGGTCGCTTTGGGTGAGCTTCGGGACAAGCCGGCCGGGACGGTTCGCCTCACGGCCGGTGAACATCCCGCGATCTCGATCCTTCAGCCCGCGCTCAAACGATTTCTCCCTGATTATCCCGACATCGCGGTGGAAATCATCGTCGACTACGGCCTCACCGATATCGTCGCCGAAGGCTATGATGCCGGGGTGCGCATGGGCGAGCAGGTCGCCAAGGATATGATTGCAGTGCGCATCGGCCCCAATATGCGCATGGCGGTCGTGGCGTCGCCAGCCTATTTCGAGCGGCATCCGCTTCCACAAACCCCGCAGGACCTGACCGCCCACACCTGCATCAACATCCGTCTCCCGACCTATGGCGGGCTATTCCCTTGGGGTCTGGAAAAGGACGGACGCGAGGTGAAAGTGCGTGGAGAGGGGCAACTCGTGTTCAATAGCCTGAGCATGCGATTGTCCTCGGCCTTGGACGGACTTGGCGTCGCCTATATGCCCGAAGACCAAGTACTCGCTCATGTTGCCGAGGGGCGGCTGGTGCGCGTTTTGGAGGATTGGTGCCCCTCCTTCCCCGGCTATCATCTGTATTATCCGAGCCGTCGGCAGCAATCGCCTGCTCTCGCATTGCTGGTGGACGTTCTGCGGTATCGCGGCAGCTGA
- a CDS encoding dihydroxyacetone kinase subunit DhaK, whose product MAQFINKREDVVTEAIDGLLAISGGSLARLDGYPHIRVVLRNDWDKSKVALVSGGGAGHEPAHAGFVGAGMLTAAVCGDVFASPSVDAVLAGILAVTGPAGCLLIVKNYTGDRLNFGLAAERARAFGLNVSMVIIGDDVALPELPQARGVAGTLFVHKIAGALAEAGVDLETVTAAARRVAAGSKSIGMSLDTCTVPGSPKEDRIPAHMAELGLGIHGEAGVEQVDFIDARLAMEAAVSKLAAAMEDRSYVALINNLGGTSTLEMSVLAHELITSSIGARISHIVGPASMMTSLDMHGFSVSVYPADEAEIAALSAPVSMAAWPGVSTVKPVIVNMLPDGLTPIAPLSSEHRETREFIVKCCRILVAAEEDLNALDAKSGDGDTGSTLAGAARALINAIDRLPLSDHTQLYRAIGQELSQTMGGSSGVLLAIFFAAAGDAASSGLPMRDALKAGLARMQEIGGARLGDRTMVDALSPALDALGDGVRSAALAAREGANLTATLLKANAGRAAYINARQLEGHVDPGAEAVARLFEHLAA is encoded by the coding sequence ATGGCACAATTCATCAACAAGAGGGAAGACGTCGTCACCGAGGCGATCGACGGCCTGCTGGCGATAAGCGGCGGCTCGCTGGCACGGCTCGACGGCTACCCGCATATTCGAGTGGTTCTGCGCAATGATTGGGACAAGTCCAAGGTGGCGCTGGTCTCCGGCGGCGGGGCAGGGCACGAGCCTGCGCATGCGGGCTTCGTCGGGGCGGGCATGTTGACCGCTGCCGTCTGCGGCGACGTCTTTGCCTCACCCAGTGTCGACGCCGTTCTTGCCGGCATTCTCGCGGTCACCGGTCCAGCCGGCTGCCTGCTGATCGTCAAGAATTATACCGGCGACCGACTGAACTTCGGTCTCGCCGCCGAACGCGCCCGTGCCTTCGGCCTCAATGTCAGCATGGTCATCATCGGCGATGACGTGGCATTACCCGAGTTGCCGCAGGCACGCGGTGTCGCAGGCACTCTCTTCGTTCACAAGATCGCAGGAGCGTTGGCCGAGGCCGGTGTGGATCTGGAAACGGTGACGGCGGCCGCCCGGCGCGTGGCCGCCGGATCGAAGAGCATAGGGATGTCCCTCGATACATGTACGGTTCCTGGATCCCCAAAGGAGGACCGCATTCCGGCCCACATGGCCGAACTTGGGCTTGGCATCCATGGGGAGGCCGGTGTCGAGCAAGTCGACTTCATCGACGCTCGACTGGCCATGGAAGCAGCCGTAAGCAAACTTGCAGCGGCCATGGAGGATAGATCCTATGTGGCGCTCATCAACAATCTCGGCGGCACCTCAACGCTGGAAATGTCGGTACTAGCGCACGAACTGATTACGTCTTCGATTGGAGCGCGGATTTCGCACATCGTCGGTCCCGCGTCGATGATGACCTCTCTCGACATGCATGGTTTTTCGGTGTCCGTCTATCCAGCTGACGAAGCGGAAATAGCGGCGCTGAGCGCACCGGTTTCCATGGCGGCATGGCCCGGCGTGTCAACGGTCAAACCGGTCATCGTCAATATGCTGCCCGACGGCTTGACGCCAATTGCGCCGCTGTCGTCCGAACACAGGGAGACACGCGAGTTCATTGTCAAATGCTGCCGGATCCTGGTTGCAGCCGAGGAAGACCTGAATGCGCTGGATGCCAAGTCGGGCGATGGCGATACCGGCTCGACACTGGCTGGCGCCGCACGCGCCCTGATCAATGCGATCGACCGGCTGCCGCTCTCCGATCATACCCAACTCTACCGGGCGATTGGCCAGGAACTCAGCCAGACGATGGGCGGATCGTCGGGCGTGCTGCTGGCGATCTTCTTCGCCGCAGCCGGCGACGCTGCGTCAAGCGGCCTTCCCATGCGCGATGCGCTGAAGGCAGGACTTGCCCGGATGCAGGAAATCGGCGGTGCGCGTCTCGGCGACCGAACTATGGTCGATGCGCTTTCCCCCGCTCTCGACGCACTCGGCGACGGGGTCCGTTCGGCCGCCCTGGCGGCTCGGGAAGGAGCAAACCTGACGGCGACGCTCCTCAAGGCCAATGCCGGTCGCGCAGCTTATATCAACGCGCGACAACTTGAGGGCCATGTCGATCCGGGCGCGGAGGCCGTCGCCCGGCTGTTCGAACACCTGGCGGCGTGA
- a CDS encoding ABC transporter ATP-binding protein — MADVVLENVTKKFGNHTALDNVSLTIPNGSFVVLLGPTGAGKTTTLRMVSGLDRPDSGNIYFGGHSVEGHSPAQRNVAMVFQQYSLYPHLTVRQNLEFPLKSPLLKTPRDAIDRKVNAIAEVLQISHKLDNMATALSGGEMQRVSIGRALVRTPQIYLMDEPLSSLDAKLRADLRVELKNIQAKSGATLLYVTHDQIEAMTMATHIGVLHEGRLVQFGAPREVYEHPVSIYAATKLGQPRINIIPADTFPGAPSRAAHIGLRPEHITQGSGQEALVRRVEHLGDQTRLHLSFKKNDLITVTDAHTRLKSGDTVKIQPDKPLYFDAAGMRLA; from the coding sequence ATGGCTGACGTCGTTCTTGAAAACGTGACGAAGAAGTTTGGCAATCATACAGCGCTCGACAACGTGTCGCTGACGATACCGAACGGTTCCTTCGTCGTTCTCCTCGGGCCGACGGGCGCCGGAAAAACCACGACGCTGCGCATGGTGTCCGGTCTCGATCGCCCCGATAGCGGCAATATCTATTTCGGCGGCCACTCAGTCGAGGGACATTCACCGGCGCAGCGCAACGTCGCCATGGTGTTTCAGCAGTATTCGCTCTATCCGCATCTGACGGTGCGGCAGAACCTTGAATTCCCGTTGAAATCGCCGCTATTGAAGACGCCACGCGACGCGATTGACCGCAAGGTCAATGCGATCGCCGAGGTTCTGCAGATCTCCCACAAACTCGACAACATGGCGACGGCGCTCTCGGGCGGCGAAATGCAGCGTGTCTCCATTGGCCGCGCGCTCGTTCGCACGCCGCAGATCTATCTCATGGACGAGCCTTTGAGCTCGCTCGACGCCAAGCTCAGGGCCGATTTGCGCGTCGAGCTGAAGAATATCCAGGCCAAGTCCGGCGCCACGCTGCTTTATGTCACCCACGATCAGATCGAGGCAATGACAATGGCAACGCATATCGGCGTGCTTCACGAAGGCCGGCTGGTGCAGTTCGGCGCCCCGCGTGAAGTCTACGAGCATCCGGTGAGCATCTATGCGGCAACAAAGCTCGGCCAGCCCCGCATCAACATTATTCCCGCCGACACTTTTCCCGGCGCACCATCCAGAGCGGCGCACATCGGCTTGCGGCCCGAGCACATTACACAGGGCAGCGGCCAGGAGGCATTGGTCCGGCGGGTCGAGCATCTTGGTGACCAGACCCGTCTTCATCTGTCCTTCAAGAAAAACGACCTCATCACCGTCACCGACGCCCACACCAGGCTGAAAAGTGGCGACACCGTGAAAATTCAGCCGGACAAGCCGCTCTATTTCGACGCGGCCGGCATGCGCTTAGCTTAG
- a CDS encoding ABC transporter ATP-binding protein → MAQIRIQNVRKEFGAFTAVESSSFTVEDGEFFMLLGPSGCGKTTTLRMMAGLELPTSGEIFIDGEEVGMKPASQRDIAFVFQMFALYPHMNVRKNISYPLLSQGMPRAEVKARVEDVARILKIETILDRPVGGLSGGDRQRVALGRAIVRRPKAFFMDEPLGALDAEFREHMAEELRALHDRIGATTVYVTHDQLEAMQMGDKIVVMNHGVVEQFGKPQEIYDWPATKFVAKFIGSPAMNFFDFDGMIDAGGTVVELSGKKVDVPSSRQGAKGKLTIGVRPEHIRFSDSSEYRGRVLATEYLGTTQIITLATPNGEVKARASSRQAVRSGEVIGLEFDPATLTIFEGVKGQALLSEANEGVLRHG, encoded by the coding sequence ATGGCACAGATCAGAATTCAGAATGTGCGCAAGGAGTTCGGAGCATTCACTGCCGTCGAGTCCTCCTCGTTCACAGTGGAGGACGGCGAATTCTTCATGCTGCTGGGACCATCGGGTTGCGGCAAGACGACAACGTTGCGAATGATGGCCGGTCTGGAACTGCCGACCAGCGGTGAAATCTTCATCGATGGCGAAGAAGTCGGCATGAAGCCGGCAAGCCAGCGCGACATCGCCTTCGTCTTCCAGATGTTCGCCCTCTATCCGCATATGAATGTACGCAAGAACATTTCCTACCCTCTGCTGAGCCAGGGCATGCCGCGGGCCGAGGTCAAGGCACGCGTGGAAGATGTGGCGCGCATCCTCAAGATCGAGACGATCCTTGACCGCCCGGTCGGCGGATTGTCGGGCGGCGACCGCCAGCGTGTCGCCCTCGGCCGTGCTATCGTGCGCCGCCCAAAGGCGTTTTTCATGGACGAGCCTCTTGGCGCGCTCGATGCGGAGTTCCGCGAGCATATGGCCGAGGAACTGCGTGCACTTCACGACCGGATCGGTGCGACCACTGTCTACGTCACCCACGACCAGCTGGAAGCCATGCAGATGGGCGACAAGATCGTGGTGATGAACCACGGCGTCGTTGAGCAGTTCGGCAAACCGCAGGAAATCTATGACTGGCCGGCAACCAAATTCGTGGCAAAATTCATCGGTTCTCCGGCCATGAACTTCTTCGATTTTGACGGCATGATCGATGCCGGCGGCACTGTCGTCGAGCTTTCGGGGAAGAAGGTCGATGTTCCGTCATCGCGGCAAGGGGCCAAGGGCAAGCTGACAATTGGGGTGAGGCCCGAGCACATCCGCTTTTCCGATTCCTCTGAGTATCGCGGCAGAGTGCTTGCCACGGAATATCTCGGCACCACGCAGATCATTACGCTGGCGACGCCGAACGGCGAGGTCAAGGCGCGTGCGTCCTCGAGGCAGGCTGTCAGATCCGGGGAAGTCATCGGTCTTGAGTTCGATCCCGCCACCCTGACGATATTTGAGGGCGTGAAAGGGCAGGCGCTTCTGTCCGAAGCCAATGAGGGAGTGTTGCGCCATGGCTGA
- a CDS encoding carbohydrate ABC transporter permease: MSSYSVTEPSGRQKLFAGTLVVLYALITILPLLWIIGTSFKSPSDAIAYPPKTFFSPTLEGYVNLFTTRTRATEEDVKALGEPTTWYDRIVRKDGFIIAGPSRFMERFWNSIIIGFGSTVLCIVLGTAAAYAFSRFKVPLKDDLLFFILSTRMMPPIAVAIPIFLMFRSLGLNDTHLGMILLYTAVNLSLAVWLLKGFIDEIPIEYEEAALIDGYTRFQAFYKVVLPQAMTGIASTAIFCLIFAWNEYAFAVLLTSGTAQTAPPFIPTIIGVGGQDWPAVAAGATLFLVPVMIFTIVLRKHLLRGITFGAVRK, translated from the coding sequence ATGAGCAGCTATTCCGTAACAGAACCTTCGGGTCGCCAGAAATTGTTCGCGGGAACGCTTGTGGTCCTTTACGCCCTGATCACGATCCTGCCGCTCCTGTGGATCATCGGAACAAGCTTCAAGTCGCCCTCCGATGCCATCGCCTATCCGCCCAAAACGTTCTTTTCGCCAACCCTCGAAGGATATGTGAACCTCTTCACCACCCGCACGCGGGCAACGGAGGAGGACGTCAAAGCCCTTGGGGAACCGACGACCTGGTACGACCGCATCGTGCGCAAGGATGGCTTTATCATCGCCGGCCCGTCGCGCTTCATGGAACGGTTCTGGAATTCGATCATCATCGGCTTCGGTTCGACCGTGCTGTGCATTGTCTTGGGCACTGCCGCCGCCTACGCCTTCTCCCGCTTCAAGGTACCGCTCAAGGATGACCTGCTGTTCTTCATCCTGTCGACGCGCATGATGCCACCGATTGCCGTGGCGATCCCGATCTTCCTGATGTTCCGCTCGCTTGGCCTCAACGATACCCATCTCGGCATGATCCTGCTCTACACGGCGGTCAACCTGTCGCTGGCGGTCTGGCTGCTCAAGGGCTTTATCGACGAAATCCCGATCGAATACGAGGAAGCGGCGCTGATCGATGGCTACACCCGCTTTCAGGCCTTTTACAAGGTCGTCCTTCCGCAAGCCATGACCGGCATTGCCTCGACAGCGATCTTCTGCCTGATCTTCGCCTGGAACGAATATGCCTTCGCCGTTCTTTTGACCTCCGGCACAGCCCAGACGGCACCACCCTTCATTCCCACGATCATCGGCGTCGGCGGCCAGGACTGGCCGGCCGTGGCTGCGGGTGCAACGTTGTTTCTCGTTCCCGTCATGATTTTCACGATTGTCCTTCGCAAACACCTGTTGCGTGGCATCACATTCGGAGCTGTTCGCAAATGA
- a CDS encoding carbohydrate ABC transporter permease: protein MLDSSIERAARATPPVVAKRIQGLSDRAIAWLFVAPSIFLLLAVNIFPLIWTIRLSFTNFRVNRPNAEVSFVGLKNYINILTDSDVWLTMQATAHFLIWTIVLQVLIGFALAYLINKKFRGNDMWTTIIVLPMMLSPAVVGNFWTFLYQPQIGLFNYAVGFLTGADPSAFSMIGDVPLAPWAIVIVDTWMWTPFVMLICLAGLRSIPGSIYEAAECDRASKWRQFWTITIPLVLPFLMLAILFRGIENFKMFDLVVQLTGGGPGSTTELTSINLKREAFEKWRTGYASAYAVILFVTVFGLASIYVKALNKVKQR, encoded by the coding sequence ATGCTCGATTCATCGATCGAACGGGCGGCACGCGCAACGCCACCAGTCGTTGCCAAACGCATCCAAGGGCTCTCGGATCGGGCCATTGCCTGGCTTTTCGTGGCACCGTCGATCTTCCTGTTGCTCGCCGTCAACATCTTTCCGTTGATATGGACAATCCGGCTGAGTTTTACCAATTTTCGGGTCAATCGGCCGAATGCCGAGGTCAGTTTCGTCGGCCTCAAGAACTACATCAATATCCTGACAGACTCGGACGTCTGGCTGACGATGCAGGCAACGGCCCATTTCCTGATCTGGACGATCGTCCTCCAGGTTCTGATTGGCTTCGCGCTGGCCTATCTGATCAACAAGAAATTTCGCGGCAACGACATGTGGACGACGATCATCGTGCTGCCGATGATGTTGAGCCCGGCGGTTGTCGGCAACTTCTGGACATTTCTCTACCAGCCGCAGATCGGCCTGTTCAATTACGCCGTGGGGTTCTTGACCGGAGCCGACCCGTCCGCCTTTTCGATGATCGGCGACGTGCCGCTGGCACCATGGGCCATCGTAATCGTCGATACCTGGATGTGGACGCCTTTCGTCATGCTGATTTGCCTGGCGGGGCTTCGGTCCATCCCTGGCAGCATCTATGAAGCGGCGGAATGCGACCGGGCCAGCAAATGGCGGCAGTTCTGGACGATCACAATTCCTCTGGTCCTGCCGTTTCTGATGCTGGCGATCCTCTTCCGCGGCATTGAAAACTTCAAGATGTTCGACCTCGTGGTGCAGCTGACCGGCGGCGGTCCCGGGTCGACCACTGAGCTGACGTCCATCAACCTGAAACGCGAAGCCTTCGAAAAATGGCGCACGGGCTATGCCTCCGCCTACGCGGTCATCCTCTTCGTGACGGTCTTCGGTCTCGCATCGATCTACGTCAAAGCCCTGAACAAGGTGAAACAGAGATGA